From a region of the Brevibacterium siliguriense genome:
- a CDS encoding 5'-3' exonuclease H3TH domain-containing protein, which produces MKPLVLLDTPALYYRAFYSVPDSIVNADGHPVNAVRGVLDTVAQMVRRFDTNRVIATMDADWRPAFRTAIMPEYKAARVKDEEAGTEIPPELAVQLPIMNRVLTAAGIPIAEVAGTEADDVIATMAAQSTTPVVIVSPDRDLLALLDSAAQVSVLRPRKGGEWEALTQADLSNAYGVPDGTRYRELAALRGDPSDGLPGAPGIGEKTAATLLENFGSLESIIKAAKAGVKTGGLSPKRAATIIEVEETLYKTLEVMRCLTDVDHGIDLLSVPNGFDRAAVDDAAEGQNIRRSVDNLKAALESVSGSAGRAAAPAAPQDNARASTRSNKAAEPAPRPAGSASWDQSRLVGFDLETTGVEPATARIVTAAFVDSATQVRTWLADPGIEIPESARAVHGITTEFAQANGAAAAQVVGELCAEFAALREEGAVIVGHNVVYDLSVMAAEASRHRPDIDFPSIIPTIVDTFVVDKHIDPYRKGKRTLIETAKTYRIELLDAHDAAADALAALDISRALAEKSTEISAMSNDEIMAAQADWKRSQAAGLQAWLRKKGNAEAVVDGSWPMS; this is translated from the coding sequence GTGAAGCCCTTGGTTCTGCTCGATACTCCAGCCCTGTACTACCGCGCCTTCTATTCGGTGCCGGATTCGATCGTCAATGCCGACGGCCATCCGGTCAACGCTGTGCGCGGGGTGCTCGACACCGTCGCCCAGATGGTGCGCCGCTTCGACACGAATCGCGTGATCGCGACGATGGACGCCGATTGGCGTCCGGCGTTCCGCACCGCGATCATGCCCGAATACAAGGCGGCACGCGTGAAGGACGAGGAAGCCGGAACGGAGATCCCGCCGGAACTCGCCGTTCAGCTGCCGATCATGAATCGCGTCCTCACGGCCGCCGGAATCCCCATCGCCGAGGTGGCCGGAACAGAAGCCGATGACGTCATCGCCACGATGGCTGCCCAGTCGACGACCCCCGTGGTCATCGTCTCCCCCGATCGTGATCTTCTGGCCCTGCTCGACTCCGCCGCCCAGGTCAGCGTCCTTCGCCCCCGCAAGGGCGGGGAGTGGGAGGCCCTGACCCAGGCCGACCTGTCCAACGCCTACGGGGTGCCCGACGGAACCCGCTACCGTGAGCTCGCGGCTCTGCGCGGCGATCCGTCCGACGGTCTGCCCGGAGCCCCCGGCATCGGAGAGAAGACCGCCGCGACCCTGCTGGAGAACTTCGGCTCCCTCGAGTCGATCATCAAGGCCGCCAAAGCCGGAGTGAAGACCGGCGGACTCAGCCCGAAGCGAGCCGCCACGATCATCGAGGTCGAAGAGACCCTGTATAAGACTCTCGAAGTCATGCGCTGCCTGACCGACGTCGATCACGGCATCGACTTGCTCAGCGTCCCGAACGGTTTCGACCGCGCCGCAGTAGACGATGCCGCTGAGGGGCAGAACATCCGCCGCTCGGTCGACAATCTCAAAGCTGCTCTGGAATCCGTGTCGGGCTCTGCCGGCCGGGCGGCGGCCCCCGCTGCGCCGCAGGACAACGCGAGGGCATCGACAAGGTCGAACAAGGCTGCCGAGCCGGCACCACGGCCCGCAGGATCCGCTTCGTGGGATCAGTCCCGGCTCGTCGGCTTCGACCTCGAGACCACCGGAGTCGAACCGGCCACCGCCCGCATCGTCACCGCAGCGTTCGTCGATTCGGCCACGCAGGTGCGCACATGGCTGGCCGATCCGGGCATCGAGATCCCCGAATCGGCCCGTGCAGTCCACGGCATCACCACTGAATTCGCCCAGGCCAACGGTGCGGCGGCCGCCCAGGTCGTCGGCGAGCTGTGCGCCGAATTCGCCGCGCTCAGAGAAGAAGGCGCCGTCATCGTAGGACACAATGTGGTCTACGACCTCAGCGTGATGGCAGCAGAAGCGTCCCGCCATCGCCCGGACATCGACTTCCCGTCGATCATCCCGACGATCGTCGACACCTTCGTCGTCGACAAGCACATCGACCCGTACCGCAAGGGCAAACGCACGCTCATCGAGACCGCGAAGACGTACCGGATCGAACTCCTCGACGCCCATGATGCCGCCGCCGACGCTCTGGCCGCTCTGGACATTTCCCGAGCATTGGCCGAAAAATCCACGGAAATCTCAGCGATGAGCAACGATGAGATCATGGCCGCGCAGGCCGATTGGAAGCGCTCACAGGCGGCAGGACTCCAGGCCTGGCTGCGGAAGAAGGGCAACGCCGAAGCCGTCGTCGACGGTTCGTGGCCGATGTCCTGA
- a CDS encoding amidohydrolase family protein, which translates to MYFGGDVYSSVDPFATALGHTDGKVSFIGSDEAAKALDPEAIDLGEDFLTPGFVHAGLIVDGSSPTAAELYEQGFTHVHAIGTAEAVAQFAAEAPEGVSIVDYPQLDSVSALSERASITASGFLGLEKLPALSLFILVDSAEQLTDVLEALRSDAAHAQRHGYRLRLDFAVSEDQVEVLGRSGIAITLDPAQPQPLAQLLAAGAQVSFSHSDSSPWAGVRKAVVGDGGISARAAFNAATRFAHRAAGDPEGGVLAPGADADIVRWKVERLVVQVADPRVAAWSTDPRSGTPGLPELSPDVVLPTRVEL; encoded by the coding sequence ATGTACTTTGGTGGAGATGTTTACAGCAGTGTCGACCCTTTCGCGACGGCATTGGGACACACGGACGGAAAGGTCTCGTTCATCGGTTCCGATGAAGCGGCCAAGGCCCTGGATCCGGAGGCGATCGACCTCGGTGAGGACTTCCTCACCCCGGGCTTCGTCCACGCCGGGCTGATCGTCGACGGTTCGTCCCCGACGGCCGCGGAACTGTACGAGCAGGGGTTTACGCATGTGCACGCGATCGGCACCGCCGAGGCGGTAGCGCAGTTCGCCGCCGAAGCACCAGAGGGAGTGTCGATCGTCGACTACCCGCAGTTGGACTCAGTGTCCGCGCTGTCCGAACGCGCCTCGATCACCGCCTCCGGATTCCTCGGGCTCGAGAAGCTTCCGGCGCTGAGTCTGTTCATCCTCGTCGACTCGGCTGAACAGCTCACCGATGTGCTCGAGGCCCTGCGCTCCGATGCCGCTCATGCCCAGCGTCACGGATACCGCCTGCGCCTGGACTTCGCCGTCTCGGAAGACCAGGTGGAAGTGCTGGGCCGGAGCGGAATCGCCATCACCCTCGACCCCGCACAGCCTCAGCCCCTCGCACAGCTGCTCGCGGCCGGGGCGCAGGTGTCCTTCAGCCATTCCGACAGCTCGCCTTGGGCGGGAGTGCGCAAAGCCGTCGTCGGCGACGGGGGGATCAGTGCCCGTGCCGCTTTCAACGCCGCGACCCGCTTCGCCCACCGAGCGGCGGGAGACCCCGAAGGCGGAGTGCTCGCGCCGGGAGCCGATGCCGATATCGTGCGCTGGAAGGTCGAACGCCTCGTCGTCCAAGTTGCTGATCCGCGTGTCGCTGCCTGGAGCACCGATCCGCGATCGGGAACTCCGGGGCTGCCCGAGCTGTCTCCGGACGTGGTATTGCCCACACGCGTGGAACTCTGA
- a CDS encoding polyprenol monophosphomannose synthase, with protein MLSKILVVIPTFNERLALPVTLAGLFEQQLDVDVLIVDDNSPDGTGEWADEQAQSDPRINVLHRTEKSGLGMAYIAGFEWALERDYEIICEFDADGSHRSLDLGQLLTAAEEGRGDLIIGSRWVPGGEIVDWPKSRYFLSRGANVYVNAVMGLGVKDATAGFRAYTRPVLEALDLSGVQSQGYCFQIDMTYRTVEAGFTVAEVPIVFVERELGESKMSGSIITEAFTKVAGWGLTRRRKQVRRLLSRTP; from the coding sequence GTGCTTTCCAAGATTCTCGTCGTCATCCCCACCTTCAACGAACGTCTCGCCCTCCCCGTGACCCTGGCCGGATTGTTCGAACAGCAGCTCGACGTCGACGTCCTCATCGTCGATGACAACTCGCCCGACGGAACGGGGGAGTGGGCCGATGAGCAGGCTCAGAGCGATCCCCGCATCAACGTCCTCCACCGCACCGAGAAGTCCGGACTGGGCATGGCCTATATCGCCGGATTCGAATGGGCATTGGAACGCGACTACGAGATCATCTGCGAATTCGATGCCGACGGCTCTCACCGCTCGCTCGACCTTGGGCAGCTGCTGACGGCTGCCGAAGAGGGTCGAGGGGATCTCATCATCGGATCACGGTGGGTGCCGGGCGGGGAGATCGTCGATTGGCCCAAGTCGAGGTACTTCCTCTCCCGTGGCGCGAACGTCTATGTCAACGCGGTCATGGGACTGGGCGTCAAAGACGCGACGGCCGGATTCCGTGCCTATACCCGTCCTGTGCTCGAAGCACTCGACCTCTCGGGTGTGCAGTCGCAGGGATACTGCTTCCAGATCGACATGACCTACCGCACCGTCGAGGCCGGCTTCACGGTCGCCGAGGTGCCCATCGTCTTCGTCGAACGCGAACTCGGCGAATCGAAGATGAGCGGCTCGATCATCACCGAGGCGTTCACGAAGGTCGCCGGATGGGGGCTGACACGCCGTCGCAAGCAGGTCCGCCGACTCCTGTCCCGCACCCCCTGA
- a CDS encoding RNA polymerase-binding protein RbpA, with product MSERSLRGTQLGSRSLETEEGVEPAPRQMVEFECEDGTRFKVPFSIEAEVPSTWDSGIHGIGVRVGVNEPDGDPVKHVRSHWDMLLERRSFDELQVLLDERLAIRRGEVPAQS from the coding sequence ATGAGCGAACGCAGTCTCCGCGGAACACAGTTGGGCTCGCGCAGCCTCGAAACCGAAGAAGGCGTCGAGCCGGCGCCCCGCCAGATGGTCGAATTCGAATGCGAGGACGGAACCCGTTTCAAGGTGCCGTTCTCGATCGAAGCCGAGGTCCCCTCGACCTGGGATTCCGGGATCCACGGCATCGGTGTCCGCGTCGGTGTCAACGAACCCGATGGAGATCCCGTCAAACATGTGCGTTCCCACTGGGACATGCTCCTGGAACGCCGGTCGTTCGACGAACTCCAGGTGCTCCTCGACGAGCGCCTGGCGATCCGTCGCGGTGAGGTTCCGGCCCAGAGCTGA
- a CDS encoding glycerophosphodiester phosphodiesterase family protein — protein sequence MNSQREVIADPEIIAHRGGLWPRMSENTLEAFAAAADAGIEWMETDVHASADGILFAAHDADLNRIAGLSHSIRDLPADELDEVELLAGGRLPRLEALFEALPEVHWNIDVKAAHSIGPMIRFVHNFRAVDRIRLASFDSGTLRRLRTALPGVRTSTGTTETGLFALGRLPGVPDQGIAPLPPGVDALQVPVSFKRIPLVTADFVARAHRSGLVVHVWTINDESTMRSLVDLGVDGIVTDDVQLGLEVVAGRHG from the coding sequence ATGAATTCCCAGCGGGAGGTCATCGCGGACCCAGAGATCATCGCGCACCGAGGGGGCCTGTGGCCGCGGATGAGCGAAAACACCCTCGAGGCCTTCGCTGCCGCGGCGGACGCCGGAATCGAGTGGATGGAGACCGACGTCCACGCTTCCGCTGACGGCATCCTCTTCGCCGCTCATGATGCCGACCTCAACCGCATCGCGGGTCTGTCCCACTCGATCCGCGATCTGCCTGCCGACGAACTCGATGAAGTCGAGCTCTTGGCCGGAGGTCGACTCCCCCGCCTCGAGGCGCTGTTCGAGGCGCTGCCGGAAGTCCACTGGAACATCGACGTCAAGGCCGCCCACAGCATCGGACCGATGATCCGCTTCGTTCACAATTTCCGTGCCGTCGACCGAATCCGTCTCGCCTCCTTCGACTCGGGAACCCTGCGACGGCTGCGCACAGCTCTGCCTGGGGTGCGCACGTCGACGGGAACGACGGAGACCGGACTCTTCGCCTTGGGTCGACTGCCGGGAGTTCCCGATCAGGGGATCGCACCCCTGCCGCCCGGTGTCGATGCTCTGCAGGTTCCGGTCTCGTTCAAGCGGATTCCGTTGGTCACCGCCGACTTCGTGGCCAGGGCTCACCGGTCAGGACTGGTCGTCCATGTCTGGACGATCAATGATGAGTCGACGATGCGATCACTGGTGGACCTCGGAGTCGACGGAATCGTCACCGATGATGTCCAGCTCGGCCTCGAGGTTGTGGCAGGCCGGCACGGCTGA
- a CDS encoding septal ring lytic transglycosylase RlpA family protein, protein MTTRNTTVGRHSAPNTKKNGSIFSALTAKKKTGRHAPADRQNTAGGVLAAVRTRPVLSAFIVPTAATAAVVASSLAMVPNDSSTSGQVVAEAPAVAVSEPTRATDEFLAKAKKQAKEKPAEVKIDTHIETPSPEPSKTADKKDEASTGGSASTGGEDSSKGGASDENDGPSNSGKSAGESGSCPMSYYGGGDGFDGKQTANGEIFDTNKLTAAHKTLPFGSKVKITNTANGKSVTVRVNDRGPYHGNRCFDLSKAAMEAVGGVGAGQITGKYEVQ, encoded by the coding sequence ATGACGACGAGGAACACCACTGTGGGCAGACACTCAGCACCGAACACCAAGAAGAACGGCTCCATCTTCTCCGCACTGACGGCGAAGAAGAAGACCGGGCGCCACGCACCGGCCGACCGGCAGAACACCGCCGGCGGAGTGCTGGCGGCAGTTCGCACCCGCCCGGTGCTCTCCGCTTTCATCGTGCCGACCGCCGCCACCGCAGCCGTCGTCGCGTCGAGTCTCGCAATGGTTCCCAATGACTCCTCCACGAGCGGCCAGGTTGTGGCCGAAGCGCCTGCTGTCGCTGTCTCCGAGCCGACGAGAGCCACAGATGAGTTCCTCGCCAAAGCCAAGAAGCAGGCCAAGGAGAAGCCAGCCGAGGTCAAGATCGATACGCATATCGAGACTCCGAGCCCTGAGCCGTCGAAGACCGCTGACAAGAAGGACGAAGCTTCGACCGGCGGCAGTGCGTCCACCGGCGGCGAGGACTCGTCCAAGGGTGGGGCTTCCGATGAGAACGACGGACCGTCGAACTCCGGTAAGTCGGCCGGCGAATCGGGCAGCTGCCCGATGTCGTACTACGGCGGCGGCGACGGATTCGATGGCAAACAGACCGCCAACGGCGAGATCTTCGATACGAACAAGCTCACCGCTGCACACAAGACCCTTCCGTTCGGATCCAAGGTGAAGATCACGAACACCGCCAACGGCAAGTCCGTGACCGTGCGCGTCAATGACCGCGGTCCCTACCACGGCAACCGCTGCTTCGACCTGTCCAAGGCCGCCATGGAAGCCGTCGGGGGCGTCGGTGCCGGGCAGATCACCGGCAAATACGAGGTTCAGTAG
- a CDS encoding flavin monoamine oxidase family protein: protein MSEETCDVVIIGAGPTGLSAARRLRRAGRGVIVLEARDRVGGRTWTEHIDGQMFELGGQWISPDQTALLALVDELGKETYPRYRDGDSVYIAPDGTRTVYSGEMFPVGESARTEMERLIGLLDELAARIGPQAPWDAEDAAELDSISFHHWLRQQSEDELACENIGLFVAGGMLTKPATTFSALQAILMAASAGSFTNLVDDHFILDRRVVGGMQSVSVQMAEELGSDIVRLQQPVRRIEWSETGVSVSTDDLSVSAQQAIVAVPPNLYSRISYSPPLPRLQQIFHQHQSMGLVIKVHATYDTPFWREDGLCGTGFGASRLVQEVYDNTNHGEEQGTLVGFISDVNADAMWALDEETRRTKILEALAEFLGPKALDPRVFYLSDFGAEEWTRGAYATSYDLGGLHRWGPFQNDPVGPIHFASSDIAAEGYQHVDGAVRIGTATAERILGEKS from the coding sequence ATGTCGGAAGAAACTTGTGACGTCGTCATCATCGGAGCAGGCCCAACGGGTCTGAGTGCGGCCCGTCGCCTGCGTAGAGCCGGACGCGGCGTGATCGTCCTCGAAGCCCGTGATCGTGTGGGCGGCCGCACCTGGACCGAGCACATCGACGGACAGATGTTCGAACTCGGCGGCCAGTGGATCTCCCCGGACCAGACAGCGCTGCTCGCTCTCGTCGACGAACTCGGCAAGGAGACCTACCCGAGATACCGTGACGGGGACAGCGTCTACATCGCCCCCGACGGAACCCGCACCGTCTATTCGGGTGAGATGTTCCCCGTGGGGGAGTCGGCCCGGACAGAGATGGAACGCCTCATCGGCCTCCTCGACGAACTTGCTGCCCGGATCGGGCCGCAGGCACCCTGGGACGCCGAGGACGCTGCCGAACTCGACTCGATCTCCTTCCACCACTGGCTGCGTCAGCAGTCCGAGGACGAACTGGCCTGTGAGAACATCGGGCTGTTCGTCGCCGGAGGCATGCTGACCAAGCCCGCCACCACCTTCTCAGCGCTCCAGGCCATCCTCATGGCCGCCTCGGCGGGATCATTCACGAACCTCGTCGATGATCACTTCATCCTCGACCGCCGGGTCGTCGGTGGAATGCAGTCCGTATCGGTGCAGATGGCCGAGGAGCTCGGATCGGACATCGTTCGACTCCAACAGCCCGTGCGCCGGATCGAATGGTCGGAGACCGGAGTCAGCGTCTCGACCGACGACCTGAGCGTGAGCGCCCAGCAGGCGATCGTCGCGGTTCCGCCGAACCTCTACTCGCGCATCAGCTACTCGCCGCCGCTGCCGCGACTCCAGCAGATCTTCCACCAGCACCAGTCCATGGGACTCGTGATCAAGGTCCACGCCACCTACGACACCCCGTTCTGGCGCGAAGACGGACTCTGCGGAACCGGGTTCGGCGCGTCCCGCCTCGTCCAAGAGGTCTACGACAACACGAACCACGGCGAAGAGCAGGGCACCCTCGTCGGCTTCATCTCCGATGTCAACGCCGATGCCATGTGGGCTCTGGACGAGGAGACCCGCCGGACGAAGATCCTCGAAGCCCTCGCCGAATTCCTCGGGCCGAAGGCGCTCGACCCTCGCGTGTTCTACCTCTCCGACTTCGGTGCGGAGGAATGGACCCGCGGAGCCTATGCGACGAGCTACGATCTCGGCGGTCTGCACCGGTGGGGACCCTTCCAGAACGACCCGGTCGGACCGATCCACTTCGCCAGCTCCGATATCGCCGCCGAGGGCTATCAGCACGTCGACGGAGCAGTGCGCATCGGCACCGCCACCGCCGAGAGGATCCTCGGCGAGAAGTCCTGA
- a CDS encoding helix-turn-helix transcriptional regulator has translation MNEQLVALRRVRDRIDREFDQPLSVEALAAGVHMSAGHLSRQFKSAYGESPYSYLMTRRIERAMALIRRGDLTITEICFNVGFSSLGTFSTRFSELVGLSPTSYRDGVAAGEYRLPTIVVKNALRPVRNREVPPN, from the coding sequence GTGAACGAACAGCTGGTGGCGCTGCGGCGTGTCCGGGATCGCATCGACCGCGAGTTCGACCAGCCGTTGAGCGTGGAGGCTCTTGCCGCCGGCGTGCACATGTCCGCTGGGCACCTCAGCCGCCAGTTCAAATCCGCCTACGGCGAATCCCCATACTCCTACCTCATGACGCGCAGGATCGAACGGGCTATGGCGCTCATCCGCCGCGGCGATCTCACGATCACTGAGATCTGCTTTAACGTGGGCTTCTCCTCCCTGGGCACCTTCAGCACTCGCTTCAGCGAACTGGTCGGACTCTCACCGACCAGCTACCGCGACGGCGTGGCCGCAGGCGAGTACCGGCTGCCGACGATCGTCGTGAAGAATGCACTGCGACCGGTCAGGAATCGAGAAGTCCCACCGAACTGA
- a CDS encoding VOC family protein translates to MDISINASFLPHTDAEESLTFYRDILGFELRLDVGSGRMRWLTVGPVGQPDTSIVLTPPVTDPTISDTERETIEALMAKGSFGAIVLATPNVDEAFAEVESKGADIVQEPMDQPYGLRDCALRDPAGNMIRIQQRD, encoded by the coding sequence ATGGACATCTCGATCAACGCCAGCTTCCTGCCGCATACCGATGCCGAAGAATCCCTGACCTTCTACCGTGACATCCTCGGCTTCGAGCTGCGCCTCGATGTCGGATCCGGACGCATGCGCTGGCTGACCGTCGGCCCCGTCGGGCAACCGGACACATCGATCGTGCTCACCCCGCCCGTGACCGACCCGACGATCAGCGACACCGAACGCGAGACCATAGAGGCGCTCATGGCCAAAGGCAGCTTCGGTGCGATCGTGCTCGCAACCCCGAACGTCGATGAGGCGTTCGCCGAGGTGGAGTCGAAGGGCGCCGATATCGTGCAGGAGCCGATGGACCAGCCCTATGGTCTGCGGGACTGTGCACTGCGGGACCCCGCCGGCAACATGATCCGCATCCAACAGAGGGACTGA